Proteins co-encoded in one Calorimonas adulescens genomic window:
- the groES gene encoding co-chaperone GroES codes for MNIKPLGDRVVVKPIEAEEVTKSGIVLPGTAKEKPQQGEVMAVGSGEYIDGKKVDLEVKVGDKVIYSKYAGTEVKLDDQEYLILRQNDILAIIE; via the coding sequence ATGAATATCAAACCACTGGGTGATAGGGTTGTAGTAAAGCCTATAGAGGCAGAAGAGGTTACGAAAAGTGGTATAGTTCTTCCTGGCACCGCAAAAGAAAAACCGCAGCAGGGTGAGGTAATGGCTGTCGGAAGCGGTGAGTACATTGATGGGAAAAAGGTAGATCTGGAGGTAAAAGTAGGAGATAAGGTTATTTATTCTAAATATGCAGGGACTGAGGTTAAACTCGACGATCAAGAATACCTAATTTTAAGACAGAATGACATACTGGCAATTATAGAATAA
- a CDS encoding Glu/Leu/Phe/Val family dehydrogenase encodes MGEVLNPYEIAKEQVKEACDRLGLEEAVYEILSKPQRFLEVAIPVKMDDGSVRVFTGYRSQHNRALGPTKGGIRFHQNVSADEVKALSIWMTFKSSLLGLPYGGGKGGVIVDPKTLSQGELERLSRGYISAIADFIGPQVDVPAPDVNTNGQIMAWMLDEYNKIVRKDSPAVITGKPLSIGGSKGRTAATGLGVAITVREAAKNMGIDLKKAKVAVQGFGNVGSFAAKFLSQYGAKIVAVSNSRVTIYNKDGLDIEALEKYNTEHRNVDGFPGSTTMDKDEILYLDVDILVPAALENVITSENADRIKARIIGEGANGPTTPEADEILTEKDVVVIPDILANAGGVTVSYFEWVQNLYGYYWTEEEVSQKEELMMVDAFDAVYKLSKEHNVNLRTAAYMLSVKRVAEAMKVKGWY; translated from the coding sequence ATGGGAGAGGTATTAAATCCGTATGAAATAGCAAAAGAACAGGTGAAAGAGGCTTGTGACAGGTTGGGTCTTGAGGAGGCGGTATATGAAATTCTATCAAAACCGCAGAGGTTTTTAGAGGTGGCTATTCCTGTTAAAATGGACGATGGATCTGTAAGAGTGTTTACAGGATATCGTTCCCAGCACAACAGGGCATTGGGGCCAACAAAGGGTGGTATAAGATTCCATCAGAATGTAAGCGCAGATGAGGTAAAGGCACTCTCTATCTGGATGACATTTAAGTCCTCGCTATTAGGTCTTCCATATGGCGGTGGTAAGGGTGGCGTGATAGTTGACCCTAAAACTCTGTCACAGGGTGAACTGGAGAGACTTTCCAGAGGCTACATAAGTGCTATTGCAGACTTTATTGGTCCTCAGGTTGACGTCCCTGCACCTGATGTGAACACGAATGGCCAGATAATGGCATGGATGCTTGACGAATACAATAAAATAGTTAGAAAAGATTCTCCTGCAGTTATTACAGGCAAACCTTTATCTATAGGTGGGTCTAAAGGCAGGACTGCGGCTACTGGGCTTGGAGTTGCTATTACAGTCAGGGAAGCGGCTAAAAATATGGGAATAGACCTGAAAAAGGCAAAGGTTGCCGTCCAGGGGTTCGGGAATGTAGGCAGTTTTGCGGCTAAATTCCTCAGCCAGTATGGGGCAAAGATTGTTGCGGTTTCTAACAGCAGGGTAACTATATATAATAAGGATGGACTTGATATAGAGGCTCTTGAAAAGTACAACACTGAACACAGGAATGTTGACGGATTCCCGGGTAGTACCACTATGGATAAAGATGAGATACTGTATCTTGACGTGGATATCCTTGTACCGGCAGCACTGGAGAATGTAATAACATCTGAAAATGCAGACAGGATAAAAGCAAGGATAATAGGTGAAGGCGCTAATGGGCCGACGACTCCGGAGGCTGATGAGATACTTACAGAAAAAGACGTAGTGGTTATCCCTGACATACTTGCTAACGCAGGCGGTGTCACTGTATCCTATTTTGAATGGGTACAGAACCTGTATGGGTATTACTGGACAGAGGAAGAGGTATCGCAAAAAGAGGAACTTATGATGGTAGATGCTTTTGATGCTGTATATAAGCTTAGCAAAGAACACAATGTAAACCTTAGGACTGCTGCTTATATGCTCTCTGTTAAGAGGGTTGCTGAAGCAATGAAGGTTAAAGGCTGGTATTGA
- the guaB gene encoding IMP dehydrogenase: protein MDKKVMNEGLTFDDVLLIPARSEILPKDVNLSTKLTERIKLNIPIMSAAMDTVTEAELAIAMAREGGIGIIHKNMSIERQAMEVDRVKRSENGVIVDPISLSPDNTISDVLEVMERYHISGVPVTVKGKLVGIITNRDIRFENNYLKTIGEVMTKENLVTAPVGTTLDEAQKILKQHKIEKLPLVDSEGYLRGLITIKDIEKTIQYPNSAKDRRGRLLAGAAVGTGKDTIDRVKALHDAHVDVIVVDTAHGHSSRVIETVRKIKELFPEIELIAGNVATAEGTKDLIEAGADAVKVGIGPGSICTTRVVAGVGVPQITAIMECAEEADKYGISVIADGGIKYSGDITKAIAAGARVVMIGSLFAGAEESPGQVEIYQGRRFKTYRGMGSLSAMQSGSSDRYFQEEANKYVPEGIEGRVPYKGPLKDIIFQMVGGLRSGMGYCGTKDIETLRKEGKFIKITVAGLKESHPHDVIITREAPNYSVEWSEA from the coding sequence ATGGATAAAAAAGTAATGAATGAGGGACTTACATTTGATGATGTGCTTCTCATTCCAGCCAGATCTGAGATTTTACCAAAAGATGTAAATTTAAGCACAAAGTTAACAGAGAGGATAAAGCTGAATATACCTATTATGAGTGCTGCAATGGACACCGTCACTGAGGCAGAATTAGCTATTGCCATGGCCAGGGAAGGCGGGATAGGCATAATCCACAAGAATATGAGCATTGAGAGGCAGGCAATGGAGGTAGACAGGGTAAAACGTTCTGAGAACGGTGTAATAGTAGACCCTATATCTCTTTCTCCGGACAATACTATAAGCGATGTGCTGGAGGTTATGGAAAGATACCATATCTCCGGTGTTCCTGTGACTGTCAAGGGGAAATTAGTGGGTATAATTACAAACAGGGATATCAGGTTTGAAAATAATTATTTAAAGACTATAGGAGAGGTGATGACAAAGGAAAACTTAGTAACAGCACCAGTTGGGACGACTTTAGATGAAGCCCAAAAGATTTTAAAACAGCATAAGATTGAAAAGCTCCCACTGGTGGACAGTGAGGGGTATTTAAGAGGGTTAATTACCATTAAAGATATAGAGAAAACCATACAATATCCAAACTCTGCTAAGGATAGAAGAGGAAGACTGCTTGCCGGTGCGGCAGTAGGTACTGGAAAAGATACCATTGATAGGGTGAAAGCACTTCATGATGCCCATGTGGATGTTATTGTCGTTGATACAGCTCATGGTCACTCGAGTAGGGTTATTGAGACGGTAAGAAAGATAAAAGAGTTGTTTCCTGAGATTGAGTTAATTGCAGGAAATGTCGCTACAGCAGAGGGTACAAAAGACCTGATTGAGGCTGGAGCTGATGCGGTAAAGGTCGGCATTGGGCCAGGCTCTATCTGTACAACAAGGGTAGTGGCAGGCGTGGGTGTGCCGCAAATTACAGCAATAATGGAGTGTGCTGAAGAGGCTGACAAGTATGGAATATCAGTAATTGCGGATGGCGGTATAAAATATTCGGGTGATATAACAAAGGCTATTGCTGCTGGGGCAAGGGTTGTGATGATTGGGAGCTTGTTTGCGGGAGCGGAAGAGAGTCCTGGACAAGTAGAGATATACCAGGGAAGAAGATTCAAGACCTATAGAGGCATGGGTTCTCTGTCTGCCATGCAATCCGGCAGCAGTGACAGATATTTTCAAGAAGAAGCAAATAAGTATGTACCTGAAGGCATAGAGGGCAGGGTACCCTACAAGGGACCACTAAAGGATATAATATTTCAAATGGTAGGCGGTCTCCGCTCGGGTATGGGGTACTGCGGCACTAAAGATATCGAGACCTTAAGAAAAGAGGGTAAGTTTATCAAAATTACTGTGGCAGGGCTTAAGGAGAGTCATCCTCACGATGTTATCATAACAAGGGAAGCGCCAAACTATAGTGTGGAATGGAGTGAGGCATGA
- the groL gene encoding chaperonin GroEL (60 kDa chaperone family; promotes refolding of misfolded polypeptides especially under stressful conditions; forms two stacked rings of heptamers to form a barrel-shaped 14mer; ends can be capped by GroES; misfolded proteins enter the barrel where they are refolded when GroES binds), which produces MAAKEILYGEEARKALERGVNKVADTVKVTLGPRGRNVVLDKKYGAPTITNDGVTIAREIELEDPFENQGAQLVKEVASKTNDVAGDGTTTATVLAQAMVREGLKNVAAGANPMILRRGIAKAVDAVVEELKKISKTIESKESIAQVASISAADDEIGQLIADAMDKVGKDGVITVEESKSLKTNLEVVEGMQFDRGYISPYMVTDTEKMEATLDEPLILITDKKLSNVQEILPLLEKVVQQGKKLLIIADDVEGEALATLVVNKLRGTFTCVAVKAPGFGDRRKEMLQDIAILTGGQVISEELGYDLKTADISLLGRARQVKVDKENTTIVDGYGSKEQIKNRIQQIKVQIEETTSDYDREKLQERLAKLSGGVAVIQAGAATETELKERKHRIEDALSATRAAVEEGIVPGGGVALVNCVSAVDEIMGKLDGDEKTGAMIVKRALEEPLRQIAFNAGVEGSVIVEKIKNSQPGYGYDAYKEEFTDMIAAGIIDPTKVTRSALQNAASIASMILTTEALVVEKPEKNPPTPAMPNPDMDY; this is translated from the coding sequence ATGGCTGCTAAAGAGATTTTATATGGTGAAGAGGCCCGTAAGGCTCTGGAGAGAGGTGTAAATAAGGTAGCGGACACCGTAAAGGTTACACTGGGCCCAAGAGGACGTAATGTGGTTTTGGATAAAAAGTATGGTGCACCTACAATTACAAATGATGGTGTTACGATTGCAAGAGAGATAGAGCTGGAGGATCCCTTTGAAAATCAGGGTGCTCAGCTTGTAAAAGAGGTTGCCAGCAAGACCAACGATGTAGCAGGTGATGGTACAACAACAGCGACAGTACTGGCTCAGGCCATGGTCCGTGAGGGACTAAAGAATGTAGCTGCGGGTGCAAACCCAATGATTTTAAGAAGAGGTATTGCTAAAGCTGTAGACGCCGTGGTTGAGGAACTGAAAAAGATTTCAAAGACTATAGAGAGTAAGGAATCAATTGCACAGGTTGCTTCTATTTCTGCTGCTGATGATGAAATAGGGCAGCTTATAGCCGATGCAATGGATAAAGTTGGGAAAGATGGTGTTATTACAGTAGAAGAGTCAAAGTCCCTTAAGACCAACCTTGAGGTCGTTGAAGGTATGCAGTTCGACAGGGGTTACATATCCCCATACATGGTGACAGACACGGAAAAGATGGAAGCCACATTAGATGAACCGCTCATTTTAATTACTGACAAGAAGTTATCCAATGTGCAGGAGATTTTACCACTGCTTGAGAAGGTTGTACAGCAGGGTAAGAAACTCCTGATTATTGCTGACGATGTTGAAGGTGAGGCGTTAGCCACACTGGTTGTGAACAAACTCAGGGGTACATTTACATGTGTTGCTGTCAAGGCTCCTGGCTTTGGCGACAGAAGAAAAGAAATGCTTCAGGACATAGCCATACTTACTGGTGGCCAGGTTATATCCGAAGAGTTGGGTTATGACCTTAAAACGGCCGACATAAGTCTGCTTGGCAGGGCAAGACAGGTTAAGGTTGACAAAGAGAACACCACAATAGTAGACGGTTATGGCAGTAAAGAGCAGATAAAGAACAGGATTCAGCAGATTAAGGTCCAAATAGAAGAAACTACTTCTGATTATGATAGAGAGAAACTTCAGGAGAGGCTTGCTAAGCTGTCAGGCGGCGTTGCCGTGATTCAAGCAGGTGCTGCTACTGAGACAGAACTAAAAGAAAGAAAACACCGCATTGAAGATGCATTATCAGCTACAAGGGCTGCTGTAGAAGAGGGTATAGTACCTGGAGGCGGCGTTGCATTGGTAAACTGTGTATCTGCGGTGGATGAAATAATGGGTAAGCTGGATGGCGACGAAAAAACAGGTGCAATGATTGTTAAGAGGGCACTTGAGGAACCCTTAAGACAGATTGCCTTTAATGCAGGTGTTGAGGGCTCTGTTATAGTTGAAAAGATTAAGAATAGTCAGCCTGGGTATGGATATGATGCGTACAAGGAAGAGTTCACTGATATGATAGCTGCGGGTATTATTGACCCGACCAAGGTTACACGTTCTGCTCTACAGAATGCTGCAAGTATTGCATCAATGATACTTACAACTGAGGCCCTTGTCGTGGAAAAACCTGAAAAGAATCCGCCTACACCTGCTATGCCGAACCCAGACATGGATTACTAA
- a CDS encoding DUF554 domain-containing protein — protein MLGVLINSFAVAAGSIAGLFLKTGIPERVRDTVMKGIGLVTAMLGMSFALKSTNSIVMILSIALGGVLGEIIDIDGFLNNIGQRFEQKLKHYGSVSEGFVTATLIFCVGAMAIVGSIQSGLSGDNTILITKSGLDGITSIILSSTFGAGVLLSSISVLIYQGTIVLLSSLLSSFVNDVLINEMTAVGGLLIFGISLNILGITKIKVANLLPAIFVPVVYFLIF, from the coding sequence ATGCTGGGTGTGTTGATTAATTCTTTTGCTGTAGCTGCAGGAAGTATAGCTGGACTTTTTTTAAAGACAGGGATACCCGAAAGGGTGCGTGATACTGTGATGAAGGGCATTGGGCTTGTTACTGCAATGTTAGGCATGTCTTTTGCTTTAAAATCTACTAATTCAATCGTTATGATTTTGAGCATAGCACTGGGTGGCGTACTGGGTGAGATAATTGATATAGATGGATTTTTAAACAATATAGGCCAGAGATTTGAACAAAAATTGAAACATTATGGCAGCGTATCAGAGGGTTTTGTAACAGCTACACTTATATTTTGCGTTGGTGCTATGGCTATAGTAGGTTCTATACAGAGCGGCCTTAGTGGTGATAATACTATACTTATTACCAAATCCGGTCTTGATGGTATTACATCAATTATATTGAGTTCTACCTTTGGTGCAGGTGTACTCCTGTCTTCAATATCTGTTTTAATTTATCAGGGAACTATTGTACTGCTGTCCAGTCTCTTGAGTTCATTTGTAAATGATGTACTGATAAATGAAATGACAGCGGTTGGTGGACTGCTTATCTTTGGAATTTCACTGAATATACTGGGAATAACAAAGATAAAGGTGGCCAATTTACTGCCGGCCATATTTGTACCTGTGGTATATTTTCTTATTTTTTAA
- the larA gene encoding nickel-dependent lactate racemase: MIEYSLKYGKEYVNISVPEKSDITVLEPEASSPIPDIESALIYSINNPIESPPLPNLLSPTDKITIVISDATRSWIGINNILPPLVNSLNSSGIKDEDIVILVALGTHRFQTEEEIASLVGKEIYGRINIVQHDCDDYSNLQYIGTTSLGTEVEVNKLLLNRKVIITGGIVHHDMAGFGGGRKSILPGCVSRKTIFQNHVHTMKPDGQGIDPRVGTGKLEDNPLNMDMVEAMNMVAPIFLINLVVDGDGKTIGIFCGDPYAAWYEGCKFADDAFSINIDKPSDLTIVSCGGYPKDINLYQATKSLFNAAAATKDGGNIVFLAECIEGGGSDKFYGWGKYLPFDNLEKELRKHFTIEGYIFYYAVYIAQKYSVYLMSKDPDETVKDMGFITVDNINDTICNIVNKKPINSIYIMPYGSTTIPKITDK, from the coding sequence GTGATAGAATATAGTTTAAAATATGGAAAGGAATATGTGAATATCAGTGTACCAGAAAAGTCAGACATTACTGTTCTTGAGCCGGAAGCCTCATCACCAATTCCTGACATCGAGAGTGCGCTTATCTATAGTATTAATAATCCAATTGAGTCCCCACCATTACCCAATCTTTTAAGTCCAACTGACAAAATAACCATTGTCATAAGTGATGCTACGCGAAGCTGGATCGGAATTAATAATATATTGCCGCCTCTTGTAAATAGTCTAAACTCTTCTGGCATAAAAGATGAAGATATCGTTATATTAGTTGCCCTTGGAACCCATAGATTTCAGACAGAAGAAGAAATTGCAAGTTTGGTGGGGAAAGAAATATATGGAAGGATAAATATAGTACAGCATGACTGTGATGATTACAGCAATTTGCAATATATAGGAACAACCAGTCTTGGCACAGAGGTAGAGGTTAATAAACTGCTTTTAAATAGAAAAGTCATAATTACCGGGGGAATTGTCCACCATGACATGGCAGGGTTTGGTGGAGGGCGAAAGTCTATACTTCCTGGGTGTGTCAGTCGAAAGACTATATTTCAAAACCATGTCCATACAATGAAACCTGATGGTCAGGGGATTGATCCAAGAGTCGGTACGGGAAAACTGGAAGATAATCCCTTAAATATGGATATGGTTGAGGCTATGAATATGGTAGCCCCCATTTTCCTCATCAATCTCGTTGTTGATGGTGACGGCAAAACAATCGGTATCTTCTGTGGCGACCCCTATGCGGCATGGTATGAAGGGTGCAAATTTGCCGACGACGCCTTTTCAATAAATATAGATAAACCATCTGACCTTACAATCGTTTCGTGCGGCGGTTATCCCAAGGATATAAATCTGTACCAGGCTACCAAGTCACTTTTCAATGCGGCAGCGGCTACTAAAGATGGGGGAAATATAGTATTTCTGGCGGAGTGTATAGAAGGCGGCGGCAGTGATAAATTTTATGGATGGGGCAAATATCTTCCTTTTGATAACCTTGAGAAAGAATTACGCAAACACTTTACTATAGAGGGCTATATATTTTACTATGCGGTTTATATAGCCCAAAAATACAGTGTTTATCTCATGTCAAAAGATCCGGATGAAACAGTAAAAGACATGGGGTTCATAACAGTGGACAATATAAACGATACGATTTGTAATATAGTCAATAAAAAGCCTATAAACAGCATATATATTATGCCTTATGGTTCCACAACCATACCCAAAATAACAGATAAATGA
- a CDS encoding DNA glycosylase, with amino-acid sequence MNYIRTDNGILIKYIDNFEPYQVFESGQCFRWECKDDGFVGVVKNKVIKVKKLNGDILIDNVTEEDMDDIIYYFDLERDYNEIKRRLQFDGYMKEAMEYGYGLRILNQEPFECLISYIVSSNNRIPQIKRIIENLSRMYGKPIEYNGDTYYTFPSPDVLADAEVCEIQESRCGFRAEYICDAAKRVAWGDLDLSVLKKMDYFAAKSELMKVKGIGEKVADCILLYSLQKYEAFPVDVWVNRVMTEIYIHQKISFKKIGEYARERFKELAGFAQLYLFYYYRNRKGGGI; translated from the coding sequence ATGAATTACATAAGAACCGATAATGGAATACTTATAAAATATATCGATAATTTTGAACCATACCAGGTTTTTGAAAGTGGCCAATGTTTTCGCTGGGAATGTAAGGATGATGGTTTTGTTGGCGTAGTAAAGAATAAGGTTATCAAGGTTAAAAAATTAAATGGGGATATTTTGATTGACAATGTAACAGAAGAGGATATGGATGATATTATATACTACTTTGATCTAGAAAGAGATTATAATGAAATCAAAAGGAGGCTGCAATTTGATGGCTACATGAAGGAAGCTATGGAGTATGGATACGGCCTGCGCATATTAAACCAGGAACCCTTTGAATGCCTGATTTCATATATTGTCTCTTCTAATAACCGCATACCGCAGATTAAACGAATCATTGAGAACCTGTCTAGGATGTACGGTAAACCAATAGAGTATAATGGTGATACCTATTATACGTTTCCATCTCCTGATGTACTGGCTGATGCGGAGGTTTGTGAAATTCAGGAGAGTCGCTGCGGCTTTAGGGCTGAATACATATGTGATGCCGCAAAGCGGGTTGCATGGGGTGATTTGGACCTGTCTGTGCTCAAAAAGATGGACTATTTTGCCGCTAAATCTGAGTTGATGAAAGTTAAAGGTATTGGCGAAAAGGTTGCAGACTGCATCCTGCTCTATTCATTACAAAAATATGAAGCGTTTCCTGTAGATGTATGGGTAAACAGGGTTATGACAGAGATATATATACATCAAAAGATCAGCTTTAAAAAAATAGGTGAGTATGCCAGGGAAAGATTTAAAGAACTGGCCGGATTTGCGCAGTTGTATCTTTTTTACTATTATAGAAACAGAAAAGGGGGGGGTATTTGA
- the metK gene encoding methionine adenosyltransferase yields MKKLFTSESVTEGHPDKICDQIADAVLDAIIAQDPDARVACEVATITGLVLVMGEITTQCYVDIPKIARQTIREIGYTRAKFGFDGDTCAIITSIDEQSPDIALGVNQSLEVKRGYSGSTYDLIGAGDQGMMFGYACNETPELMPMPISFANKLAKRLAEVRKDGTIPYLRPDGKTQVTIEYDGDKPVRVDTIVVSAQHHPEVDHDTIEKDIIEYVIKPVIPAEFLDDNTKYYINPTGRFTVGGPQGDSGLTGRKIIVDTYGGYARHGGGAFSGKDPTKVDRSASYAARYVAKNIVAAGIADKCEVELAYAIGVARPISIRVDTFGTGRIPDDKIIELINNNFDLRPAAIIDKLDLRKPIYRQTAAYGHFGRTDLDLSWEKTDKAEELREQVSIKNLV; encoded by the coding sequence ATGAAAAAATTATTCACTTCTGAGTCAGTTACAGAAGGGCATCCGGATAAAATATGCGATCAGATAGCTGATGCTGTGCTGGATGCGATTATAGCTCAAGACCCCGATGCCAGAGTTGCCTGTGAAGTGGCTACTATAACAGGGCTGGTGCTGGTTATGGGGGAGATAACAACCCAGTGTTATGTTGATATACCTAAGATAGCTCGCCAGACAATAAGAGAGATTGGATACACAAGGGCAAAATTTGGATTTGACGGTGATACCTGTGCCATAATAACATCAATTGATGAACAGTCACCAGATATAGCATTGGGGGTAAATCAGTCTCTGGAAGTGAAGAGGGGATATTCGGGCAGTACATATGATCTGATTGGTGCAGGCGACCAGGGGATGATGTTTGGCTATGCATGTAATGAGACCCCGGAACTCATGCCCATGCCAATTTCCTTTGCCAATAAGCTGGCGAAGAGATTGGCGGAGGTTAGAAAGGATGGGACTATTCCATATCTCAGGCCGGATGGCAAAACTCAGGTGACCATTGAGTATGATGGTGATAAACCAGTGAGGGTTGATACTATTGTGGTTTCGGCACAGCATCATCCAGAGGTGGACCATGATACTATAGAAAAAGATATCATAGAATATGTCATAAAACCTGTCATTCCGGCGGAGTTCTTAGACGATAACACAAAATACTATATAAATCCAACGGGCAGGTTTACCGTGGGTGGCCCTCAAGGTGACTCAGGACTTACCGGGCGTAAGATTATTGTAGACACCTATGGTGGATATGCAAGACATGGCGGCGGGGCCTTCTCCGGGAAAGACCCCACAAAGGTAGACAGGTCAGCCAGTTATGCGGCCAGATATGTGGCTAAGAATATTGTCGCTGCAGGTATAGCAGATAAGTGCGAGGTGGAACTGGCGTATGCAATAGGTGTGGCCAGGCCAATATCCATAAGGGTCGATACCTTTGGCACGGGAAGAATACCGGATGATAAAATTATTGAACTGATAAATAATAATTTTGACCTCAGACCAGCAGCAATTATAGATAAACTTGACTTAAGAAAACCAATTTACAGACAGACGGCAGCCTATGGCCATTTTGGTAGGACAGATCTTGACCTCTCATGGGAAAAGACAGATAAGGCAGAAGAGTTAAGAGAACAGGTATCAATAAAAAATCTGGTATAG